In a single window of the Cydia amplana chromosome 4, ilCydAmpl1.1, whole genome shotgun sequence genome:
- the LOC134663097 gene encoding uncharacterized protein LOC134663097 has protein sequence MGKRNLKCYRGLVDMFNTRQVTPTPSIFENLDPKSALETFSVWLRAHEDVQVMLASVIVVIGIWWFVRTILSLIINLVCPLLVVALAVVCVPQLRGPLMGENYPLLANLLRNILLKLAENIKT, from the exons ATGGGAAAGCGTAATTTGAAATGTTACCGCGGATTGGTCGATATG tttaatACAAGACAAGTCACGCCTACGCCCAGTATATTTGAAAATTTGGACCCCAAAAGTGCGCTGGAGACGTTCAGCGTTTGGCTACGGGCACATGAAGATGTACAG GTAATGCTGGCAAGTGTGATCGTGGTGATCGGGATTTGGTGGTTCGTGCGCACCATCCTGTCGTTAATCATCAATCTGGTCTGTCCACTTTTGGTCGTAGCCTTGGctgtg gttTGTGTACCGCAACTGAGAGGCCCGCTTATGGGTGAGAATTATCCGCTACTCGCAAACCTCCTGAGAAACATCTTGCTGAAGTTAgctgaaaacataaaaacttga